The Candidatus Thermoplasmatota archaeon genome includes a window with the following:
- a CDS encoding archease gives MRYRLLEHTADAMVEVHGKDLDERFGNAAYALFDQITDITKVEPKGEIEIVLSAESRDQLLVDFLQELLFLHDAEDLVFCEFDVTTDGKKLDARVRGEKFDEKKHPKRSVVKGVTYHRLEFDDEEGVVTILFDV, from the coding sequence ATGAGATACAGACTCCTGGAGCACACAGCCGATGCCATGGTCGAGGTCCACGGCAAGGATCTGGATGAACGGTTCGGAAATGCTGCGTACGCGCTGTTCGATCAGATTACTGACATCACGAAAGTGGAGCCAAAAGGCGAGATTGAGATAGTCCTCTCCGCCGAATCGCGCGACCAGCTTCTGGTGGATTTCCTGCAGGAGCTCCTATTCCTTCACGATGCTGAGGACCTCGTCTTCTGCGAGTTCGATGTGACGACCGATGGAAAGAAGCTAGATGCGCGTGTGCGCGGGGAGAAGTTCGATGAGAAGAAGCATCCGAAGAGGTCGGTTGTGAAGGGTGTGACATATCACAGGCTTGAGTTCGATGATGAGGAAGGCGTTGTAACCATTCTCTTCGACGTGTGA
- the mvaD gene encoding diphosphomevalonate decarboxylase — protein sequence MKGSAIAHPIQGLIKYHGLKDENLRIPFHDSISVATAPTASHTTIEFGAFKKDSASVDGKRLSGRELERVVSVVDEVRKRSTLRKKFKMVSLNNFPSNVGLGASASGFAALAVAACEASGLKLSLEQTSVIARRGAGSATRSVTGAFSRWRAGFEDEESYSYQIASEDFQMGIVVALIPAFKSTENAHKAVLTSPFFHSRLAFVHGALAEMENAIRKRNVDKIGTLAERDSLILHGITMTSVDEMILWRPETVKVILEVRKMRSEGLPAYFSIDTGATVYVNTQPKHVKEVERRIRKLGIETITCGVGGSARVTDKHLF from the coding sequence ATGAAAGGCTCTGCAATCGCGCATCCGATCCAAGGTCTGATCAAGTACCATGGACTGAAAGACGAAAACCTGAGGATACCGTTCCACGATTCCATATCGGTCGCCACCGCACCGACCGCCTCGCACACGACGATTGAGTTCGGAGCGTTCAAGAAGGACTCGGCATCCGTTGATGGAAAGCGATTGTCTGGCCGCGAACTCGAGAGGGTGGTCTCAGTGGTCGACGAGGTGCGGAAGAGAAGCACGTTGCGGAAGAAGTTCAAGATGGTGTCCTTGAACAACTTCCCGTCGAATGTTGGCCTTGGCGCATCCGCCTCTGGGTTTGCGGCCCTGGCCGTGGCTGCCTGCGAGGCTTCTGGGTTGAAGCTCTCCCTCGAACAGACGTCTGTGATAGCGAGACGAGGGGCGGGCTCGGCCACGCGATCGGTCACAGGGGCGTTCTCCAGGTGGAGGGCTGGCTTTGAGGACGAGGAATCGTACTCATATCAAATTGCTTCCGAGGACTTCCAGATGGGCATTGTAGTCGCACTGATCCCTGCTTTCAAGTCCACGGAGAACGCTCACAAGGCGGTACTGACGTCACCGTTCTTCCATTCGCGGCTCGCATTCGTCCACGGAGCGCTCGCGGAGATGGAGAACGCCATTCGCAAGAGGAACGTTGACAAGATCGGCACTCTCGCGGAAAGGGACTCATTGATCCTGCACGGCATCACGATGACCAGCGTGGACGAGATGATCCTCTGGCGACCTGAAACTGTGAAGGTGATTCTCGAGGTAAGGAAGATGCGTTCCGAGGGCCTGCCTGCATATTTCTCGATCGATACGGGAGCGACCGTGTACGTCAACACGCAACCAAAGCACGTGAAAGAGGTCGAGAGACGGATCAGGAAACTGGGCATAGAGACGATCACGTGCGGAGTCGGCGGAAGCGCCCGAGTGACCGACAAGCATTTGTTCTAG